The nucleotide window GAGAGCCGCACGTTCGCGAGCCGCTGCAACAAAGAGATGGTAGCGGTCGAACCCGTGGAAGACCCCGAGGAGCTCGAGGCCATCCAGCGCATGATTGCTCGGCATCACCAGTTCACCGGCAGCGAACGCGCGCGCGCTTTGCTGTCGGGCTGGCAAGAGTGGCGCAAGCTCTTCGTGCGCGTCATTCCCAGCGACTTCCGACGCATGCTTGAAGCCCAGAAGGAGATGTTGCAAAAAGGCTTGTCTCCCGAAGATGCCGAGATGGCAGCGTTCGAGAAGAATGCAAACAGCGGGGCTCAGGCGCAGGGCAAGTGAGGTCCTTGCGCCACTAGGCAGGTGTTTCGGGCGGCAAACAGTCAACCATTGGCCGAAGACGAACGACGAACATGGGCAAGCCAACAGGCTTCTTGGAATACGAACGACAGGCTCCAGGCTGGGACGACCCCAAGGAGCGCGTCAAGCACTGGAACGAGTTTCACGAACACCAGGCTGAGCCGGTGCTTCAGGAGCAGGGGGCCCGCTGCATGGACTGCGGTGTGCCCTTCTGCCACACGGGGCAAATCATCGCGGGGATGACCGCGGGATGTCCGCTCAACAACCTGATCCCCGAGTGGAACGACCTGGTTTACCGCGGGCAATGGCGGGAGGCGCTCGACCGCCTTCACAAAACGAACAACTTCCCCGAGTTCACGGGACGGGTATGTCCCGCGCCTTGCGAAGGCTCATGCGTGCTGGGCATCAACGCCCCGCCCGTGTCCATCAAGAGCATCGAGTGCGCCATCGTCGATCATGGCTTCGAGGCGGGGTTCATCAAGGCGGAGCCGCCGGAAAAGCGCACGGGGAAGAAGGTGGCTGTGATCGGCTCCGGTCCCGCGGGGCTTGCCTGCGCTGCCGAGCTGAACAAGGCGGGACACACGGTCACCGTGTTCGAGCGGGCCGACCGGATCGGTGGCCTATTGATGTACGGGATTCCCTCGATGAAGCTGGAAAAGCGCCTCGTGGAACGCCGGATCAAGCTCCTGGAAGAGGAGGGCGTCACGTTCCTCACGAACACCTGGGTCGGGCAAAACTATCCCACCGAGATGCTCAAGCGCGAGTTCGATGCCATCGTCCTCTGCGGCGGGGCCACGCAGGCGCGCGACCTCCAGGTCGAGGGCCGGCAGCTCAGGGGCGTGCACCTGGCCATGGATTTTCTGTCCAGGAACACCAAGAGCCTGCTCGACAGCCGGCTTGAGGACGGCCACTACATTTCGGCCAAGGACAAGCACGTGGTGGTCATCGGCGGCGGTGACACCGGCACCGACTGCGTAGGGACCTCCATCCGCCACGGCTGCAAGAGCCTGGTTCAGCTCGAAATCCTGGCGCGCCCGCCGGAAGAGCGCGCCCTCGATAACCCCTGGCCGCAGTGGCCGCGGGTCTACAAGATGGACTACGGTCAGGAAGAGGCCTCTGCCTTGTGGGGGCAGGATCCCCGGCAGTACGCCGTCAGCACCCAGCGGCTCGTGGGCGATGCCGAGGGCAACGTGAAAGAGATCCACGTGGTGGGTCTCCGTCAGGTTCCCGGCGTGGGCCGCCCGCGCTTCGAAGAAGTGCCGGGCACCGAGCGGGTGATCAAGGCGGACCTGGTGCTGCTGGCCATGGGCTTTTTGGGCCCGGAGAAGCCTGGTTTGCTCACCGAGCTGGCCGTCGACCTCGACGAGCGGGGCAACGTGTTGGCAGGCGAGGACTATGCCACCTCCGTTCCGGGCGTGTTCTCGGCGGGTGACATGCGGCGGGGTCAGTCCCTCGTGGTGTGGGCGATTGCCGAAGGCCGTCAGGCGGCCCGCAGCGTCGACAAGCACTTGATGGGCCAGACGGTTCTGGTCTAGGCCCTCGCACGGGGCGTGGTTTTCCTTGGACCACGCCCTGTCGTCTGGGCTGGGGCTGCACGAGGCGGGGGATGTCTCGGAGGCTCGATGCGGTCATCACGGTGAGTGGCTCGTGGGCTCGCCGGCCTGACGCAGACGGCGCGACTCTCGTATTCGTCTGGTAGAGTCCGCTTTGCCCTGGGGCGACATGACCAAGTTCAGCGTGAACCTCAACAAGTTTGCCCTGCTGCGCAATTCGCGGGGAAACAACAACCCCGATGTGCTCGGGATTGCCCGTCGCTGCGTGGCCCGCGGCGTTCACGGGATTACGGTTCACCCCCGGCCCGACGAGCGCCACACGCGCTTTTCCGACGTCACCGAACTGGCGGCCTACCTGAAGACGGAGCCCCAGGTCGAGTTTAACGTGGAGGGCTACCCCACGGCGGACTTTTTGGCCCTCGTGGAGAGGGCGAAGCCCCACCAGTGCACCCTGGTTCCG belongs to Myxococcales bacterium and includes:
- a CDS encoding glutamate synthase subunit beta, translated to MGKPTGFLEYERQAPGWDDPKERVKHWNEFHEHQAEPVLQEQGARCMDCGVPFCHTGQIIAGMTAGCPLNNLIPEWNDLVYRGQWREALDRLHKTNNFPEFTGRVCPAPCEGSCVLGINAPPVSIKSIECAIVDHGFEAGFIKAEPPEKRTGKKVAVIGSGPAGLACAAELNKAGHTVTVFERADRIGGLLMYGIPSMKLEKRLVERRIKLLEEEGVTFLTNTWVGQNYPTEMLKREFDAIVLCGGATQARDLQVEGRQLRGVHLAMDFLSRNTKSLLDSRLEDGHYISAKDKHVVVIGGGDTGTDCVGTSIRHGCKSLVQLEILARPPEERALDNPWPQWPRVYKMDYGQEEASALWGQDPRQYAVSTQRLVGDAEGNVKEIHVVGLRQVPGVGRPRFEEVPGTERVIKADLVLLAMGFLGPEKPGLLTELAVDLDERGNVLAGEDYATSVPGVFSAGDMRRGQSLVVWAIAEGRQAARSVDKHLMGQTVLV